In a genomic window of Callospermophilus lateralis isolate mCalLat2 chromosome 12, mCalLat2.hap1, whole genome shotgun sequence:
- the Ebpl gene encoding emopamil-binding protein-like, protein MEAGWGLGAAAGPSLLLCAALLAAGCALGLRLGRGRRAADRGALAWLCYDALVHLVLEGSFVYFSLVGNVADSEGLIASLWKEYGKADARWLYFDPTIVSLEILTAVLDGFLALFLIYAIVKEKYYRHFLQITLCVCELYGDWMTFSPEWLIGSPNLDTDNWLHFWVYLVFFNGVWVLIPGLLLWQSWVELRRMHHKGTSLGKKWR, encoded by the exons ATGGAGGCCggctgggggctgggggcggCGGCCGGCCCCTCGCTGCTGCTGTGCGCTGCGCTGCTGGCGGCGGGCTGCGCGCTGGGCCTGCGTCTGGGCCGCGGGCGGCGGGCGGCGGACCGCGGCGCGCTAGCCTGGCTCTGCTACGACGCGCTGGTGCACTTAGTGCTG GAAGGCTCTTTTGTCTACTTTTCCTTGGTAGGAAATGTTGCTGATTCCGAGGGCTTGATTGCTTCTTTAT GGAAAGAATATGGCAAAGCTGATGCAAGATGGCTTTATTTTGATCCAACCATTGTGTCTTTGGAAATTCTGACTGCTGTCCTGGATGGGTTTCTAGCATTGTTCCTCATTTATGCCATAGTCAAAGAGAAATATTATCG GCATTTCCTACAGATTACGCTGTGCGTGTGTGAATTGTACGGTGACTGGATGACCTTCTCCCCAGAGTGGCTCATCGGAAGCCCCAACCTCGACACCGACAATTGGCTCCACTTTTGGGTCTATCTCGTGTTCTTTAACGGTGTGTGGGTTCTGATCCCAGGACTGCTACTGTGGCAGTCGTGGGTAGAGCTCAGGAGGATGCATCACAAAGGAACCAGCTTAGGGAAGAAGTGGCGGTGA